In Roseimicrobium gellanilyticum, the following are encoded in one genomic region:
- a CDS encoding HD domain-containing protein, translating to MPASSNDFEWLTLRQLKGVASATPEPWCIRVQIENLSVREASNGKPYYELKLNDGTESLVWRVFDSSPAYLEVATCKRGGWIELAAHWADGKFGLEPRNASLRPLKDDEIQALLAGDEETRDRQKLDYETITNLTSQLADPRLRMLCGLFLQQHGVRFQRAAAARDYHHARRGGLVEHMAQMMRTAVQICVAYPALNRDLLVAGVLFHDCGKLWENNYAEDGFTMPHTLTGEMIGHIAMGLEVVNKLWRTVMDSPEAASWTLLEPPSELVRLHLLHLIGSHHGEMQFGSPVLPKTPEAIALHYIDNLDAKMEMFRRGYETSAELADGIYERVRPLPANLIRPLASVPPPAASAAAVREENEEGD from the coding sequence ATGCCCGCGTCCTCCAACGATTTTGAATGGCTCACCCTCCGTCAGCTCAAGGGCGTGGCCAGTGCCACCCCGGAGCCGTGGTGCATCCGTGTTCAGATTGAGAATCTGTCCGTGCGCGAAGCTTCAAACGGCAAGCCCTACTACGAGCTGAAGCTCAACGACGGTACCGAGTCGCTGGTGTGGCGGGTGTTCGACAGCAGCCCTGCATACCTTGAAGTGGCCACCTGCAAACGCGGCGGGTGGATCGAGCTCGCCGCGCACTGGGCGGATGGAAAGTTCGGCCTTGAGCCGCGCAATGCTTCGCTGCGCCCGCTCAAGGATGATGAAATCCAGGCACTGCTTGCGGGGGATGAGGAGACGCGCGACCGGCAGAAGCTGGACTACGAGACCATCACGAATCTCACCTCACAGCTCGCGGATCCGCGCCTGCGCATGCTGTGTGGCCTCTTCTTGCAACAGCATGGAGTGCGCTTTCAGCGCGCGGCGGCAGCGCGTGACTATCACCACGCACGGCGCGGCGGCCTGGTGGAGCACATGGCGCAGATGATGCGCACCGCCGTGCAAATCTGTGTGGCGTATCCTGCGCTGAATCGTGACCTCCTCGTTGCCGGTGTGCTCTTCCATGATTGCGGCAAGCTCTGGGAGAACAACTATGCCGAGGACGGTTTCACCATGCCGCATACGCTTACAGGTGAGATGATCGGCCACATCGCCATGGGGCTGGAAGTGGTGAACAAGCTGTGGCGCACGGTGATGGATTCTCCCGAGGCTGCTTCGTGGACCTTGCTGGAGCCTCCCAGCGAACTGGTGCGTCTGCATCTGCTGCACCTGATTGGCTCGCATCATGGAGAGATGCAGTTTGGCTCTCCCGTGCTACCGAAGACGCCCGAGGCCATCGCGTTGCACTACATCGACAATCTCGATGCCAAGATGGAGATGTTCCGTCGCGGATACGAAACCAGCGCGGAACTCGCAGATGGCATCTACGAGCGAGTGCGACCACTGCCTGCGAATCTCATTCGTCCGCTGGCGAGTGTGCCACCACCTGCGGCTTCTGCTGCTGCCGTGAGGGAGGAGAATGAAGAGGGCGACTGA
- a CDS encoding ATP-dependent Clp protease proteolytic subunit, with product MSHSGPFPQLPQMNRTPSNFIIPTVIESEGRMERAYDIYSRLLKDRIIFIGTPIDDQVANIVIAQLLFLQMQDPKKDINLYINSPGGSVTAGLAIYDTMQFVTCDVNTYCMGIAASMGAVLLTAGTKGKRYALPNSHVMIHQVSGGAQGTASDVERTVEFMYRLKKRLNQILSKHTGKPVEQVDRDADRDNYMTGEEAAAYGLVDKVLDNKKDFTPASLELVKENPPTA from the coding sequence ATGTCCCACTCCGGCCCCTTTCCCCAACTTCCCCAGATGAACCGCACCCCGAGCAACTTCATCATCCCCACGGTGATCGAGAGCGAAGGCCGCATGGAGCGCGCCTACGACATCTATTCCCGCCTTCTGAAGGACCGCATCATTTTCATCGGCACGCCGATCGATGACCAGGTGGCGAACATTGTCATTGCCCAGCTTCTCTTCCTGCAAATGCAGGACCCGAAGAAGGACATCAACCTGTACATCAATTCCCCTGGCGGCTCTGTGACTGCGGGCCTCGCAATCTATGACACGATGCAGTTCGTCACGTGTGACGTGAATACCTACTGCATGGGCATCGCCGCCAGCATGGGCGCGGTGCTCCTCACCGCCGGCACCAAGGGCAAGCGCTACGCCCTGCCGAACTCCCACGTGATGATTCACCAGGTGAGCGGTGGCGCCCAGGGCACCGCCAGCGATGTGGAACGCACGGTCGAGTTCATGTACCGCCTCAAGAAGCGTCTCAATCAGATCCTCTCCAAGCACACTGGCAAACCGGTGGAGCAGGTGGATCGTGATGCTGACCGCGACAACTACATGACCGGCGAGGAAGCTGCCGCCTACGGCCTCGTGGACAAGGTGCTCGACAACAAGAAGGACTTCACCCCCGCCTCCCTGGAGCTGGTGAAGGAAAATCCGCCCACGGCCTGA
- a CDS encoding non-canonical purine NTP pyrophosphatase gives MKQLLISTGNRHKTEEIRAMLGEGWTVRDLTSYPEIVPAEETGDTFEANARIKALHLSEAQPELLVLSDDSGLEVDALGGAPGVISARYAGVGATDADNRTKLKLALRDKIVEGEGPPYKGRFRCCMVLAQGGRELGIFNGAVEGTLLLEEEGEGGFGYDSLFVPEGHDQSFGVLPSEVKNGLSHRGRALAQVKAWLESH, from the coding sequence GTGAAGCAGCTCCTCATCTCCACCGGCAATCGTCACAAGACTGAAGAAATCCGCGCCATGCTGGGCGAGGGGTGGACCGTTAGAGATCTCACTTCCTATCCCGAAATCGTCCCGGCGGAAGAGACAGGCGATACTTTTGAAGCCAATGCCCGGATCAAGGCGCTGCACCTCAGCGAGGCGCAGCCGGAACTGCTGGTGCTCTCTGACGACTCTGGCTTGGAAGTGGATGCGCTCGGTGGCGCGCCGGGTGTCATTTCCGCCCGCTATGCCGGCGTCGGCGCGACCGATGCAGACAACCGCACCAAGCTGAAGCTCGCCCTTCGCGACAAAATCGTGGAAGGAGAAGGCCCCCCGTACAAAGGACGATTCCGGTGCTGCATGGTGCTGGCCCAAGGAGGCAGGGAGTTGGGCATCTTCAACGGCGCCGTAGAAGGCACGCTTCTGCTGGAGGAGGAAGGCGAGGGCGGCTTCGGCTATGATTCGCTGTTTGTGCCGGAAGGACACGATCAGAGCTTTGGAGTCCTGCCGTCCGAGGTGAAGAATGGCCTCAGCCACCGCGGCCGTGCTCTGGCACAGGTGAAAGCGTGGTTGGAGAGCCATTGA
- a CDS encoding PQQ-dependent sugar dehydrogenase has product MHTVKAPFLTLAASLAFLTAAAAEAPKIQLTPAFEKVAMTVERPISVVIPPDGSNRLFLVQQRGKILVLPKDESSGDAKVFLDFTDRKMEANEQAKFEEGLLGLAFAPDFAKSGKFYVCYSQQDLKRSVYSEFTVSKDDPNKADIKSERILLEVPQPFWNHNSGNLLFGPDGYLYLALGDGGKRDDVTRTAQNLFMLNGKVLRIDPSKPSGSRGYTVPQDNPFVGKDGMRDEIWAYGLRNPWGIAFDEDGTFWLADVGQDVWEEIDLIEKGGNYGWSFREGARPFPLRTDAPPTGFTYIEPIHEYPHSDGISITGGFVYRGEKVPALKGAYIYGDWGFGRIWALKYDKKAKKVISNDLIYEAARDTKGKGLMKPNAFCEDQNKEILVLDWGGKILRVEAAK; this is encoded by the coding sequence ATGCACACCGTGAAAGCACCGTTCCTGACCCTGGCCGCCTCACTGGCGTTCCTCACTGCCGCCGCCGCTGAAGCGCCCAAAATCCAGCTCACACCCGCCTTTGAAAAGGTGGCGATGACCGTCGAGCGGCCCATCAGCGTGGTGATCCCTCCGGACGGCTCGAACCGCCTTTTCCTGGTGCAGCAGCGCGGCAAAATCCTTGTGCTTCCCAAGGATGAATCCAGCGGGGATGCGAAGGTGTTCCTCGATTTCACCGACCGCAAGATGGAGGCGAATGAACAGGCGAAGTTCGAAGAGGGCCTCCTCGGCCTCGCTTTCGCTCCTGACTTTGCCAAATCCGGCAAATTCTACGTGTGCTACTCCCAGCAGGACCTCAAGCGCAGCGTGTACAGCGAGTTCACGGTGAGCAAGGACGACCCAAACAAGGCGGACATCAAGTCGGAGCGCATCCTCCTGGAGGTGCCGCAGCCCTTCTGGAATCACAACTCGGGCAATCTGCTCTTCGGCCCAGATGGTTACCTTTACCTCGCTCTCGGAGACGGTGGCAAGCGCGATGACGTGACCCGCACCGCCCAGAATCTTTTCATGCTGAATGGCAAGGTCCTGCGCATTGACCCCAGCAAGCCCAGCGGCAGCCGCGGCTACACCGTGCCACAGGACAATCCTTTCGTGGGCAAGGATGGCATGCGCGACGAAATCTGGGCCTACGGTCTGCGCAACCCGTGGGGCATCGCCTTCGACGAAGACGGCACCTTCTGGCTGGCGGACGTGGGCCAGGACGTCTGGGAAGAAATCGACCTCATCGAAAAAGGTGGCAACTATGGCTGGAGCTTCCGTGAAGGCGCTCGCCCCTTCCCGCTGCGCACGGATGCGCCGCCCACCGGCTTCACCTACATTGAGCCCATTCACGAATATCCGCACTCGGATGGCATCAGCATCACTGGCGGCTTTGTGTATCGTGGCGAGAAAGTGCCTGCACTGAAAGGCGCCTACATCTACGGCGACTGGGGCTTTGGGCGCATCTGGGCACTGAAGTATGACAAGAAGGCCAAGAAGGTCATCAGCAATGATCTCATCTATGAAGCCGCCCGTGACACGAAGGGCAAGGGCCTCATGAAGCCCAATGCCTTCTGCGAAGACCAGAACAAGGAGATTCTGGTGCTCGACTGGGGTGGCAAGATCCTGCGCGTGGAAGCGGCGAAGTAA
- a CDS encoding SRPBCC domain-containing protein: MSTTRISRRVHASRERVYRAFLDPRDVAIWKVPTGMTCEVHTSEPQEGGAIRISLTYEESATAGKTNAHTDTYHGRFVKLIPNEEIVEVVEFETPDPTMQGEMTLTTTFREVDGGTEVISLHEGVPPGISPSDNELGWTEAFDKLAALVEAGQDTTPPG, encoded by the coding sequence ATGAGCACCACCCGTATCAGCCGCCGTGTGCACGCTTCCCGCGAGCGCGTGTATCGCGCCTTTCTCGATCCGCGTGATGTCGCTATCTGGAAAGTCCCCACGGGCATGACTTGCGAGGTCCACACCTCCGAGCCGCAGGAAGGCGGAGCCATCCGCATCTCACTCACCTATGAGGAGTCTGCGACTGCCGGCAAGACGAATGCACACACGGACACGTACCATGGCCGGTTTGTGAAGCTGATCCCAAACGAAGAGATTGTTGAAGTGGTCGAGTTCGAGACGCCGGATCCCACCATGCAAGGAGAGATGACTCTCACCACTACCTTCCGTGAGGTGGATGGAGGAACGGAAGTCATCTCCCTGCACGAGGGCGTACCACCCGGCATCTCCCCGAGTGACAACGAGCTTGGCTGGACCGAGGCGTTCGACAAGCTGGCCGCTTTGGTGGAGGCTGGCCAGGACACCACACCTCCCGGCTGA